In one window of Arthrobacter pascens DNA:
- a CDS encoding ABC transporter ATP-binding protein translates to MSMEGVAWNSLYKITRAKSGSKPFSKETLKRVLGFARPHRGKLLAFVALSIVMAFLAVATPVLAGQVVNAIVAKSGADEVIRLATLIAVVAVAEAGLGLVSRWLSSTIGEGVIVDLRTRVFDHVQKMPIAFFTRTRTGALVSRLNNDVIGAQSAFAGTLSGVVSNVVALILTLIVMMGTSWQVTVLAMILLPVFLIPARRMGSKLADLRREAAENNAAMGTQMTERFSAPGATLVKLFGRPDEESREFALRAGRVRDIGIRTAMLQFTFVTALTLVSALALALVYGLGGWLAIAGQLAAGDVVVLALLLTRLYAPLTALSNARVEIMSALVSFERVFEILDLEPLIKEKPGAVAVPPGPVSVEFDDVRFAYPAADKVSLASLEEVSTLDTRGGEEVLHGISFRVEPGQTVALVGSSGAGKSTIAQLLSRLYDVDSGAVRLSGTMPGTGLDVRDVTFDSLRDTLGMVTQDGHLFHETIASNLRLARPEATEDDMWDVIRQARLETMIRSLPDGLETVVGERGYRLSGGERQRLTIARLLISQPRVVILDEATAALDSTNEAAVQAALGAALEGRTAVVIAHRLSTIRAADVILVVEDGRIVERGTHTELLVADGRYAELYRTQFAEATAVVEEAVPEF, encoded by the coding sequence ATGAGCATGGAAGGGGTGGCCTGGAACTCCCTGTACAAGATCACCCGGGCCAAGAGCGGCTCCAAGCCGTTCTCCAAGGAAACCCTGAAGCGGGTCCTCGGATTCGCCCGCCCGCACCGGGGAAAACTGCTTGCCTTTGTGGCGCTGTCCATTGTTATGGCCTTCCTTGCTGTGGCCACACCGGTCCTGGCAGGGCAGGTGGTCAACGCGATCGTGGCCAAGTCCGGTGCCGATGAAGTGATCAGGCTGGCCACCCTCATTGCCGTCGTCGCTGTCGCCGAGGCCGGGCTGGGGCTGGTGAGCCGTTGGCTGTCCTCCACCATCGGTGAAGGCGTCATCGTTGACCTCCGCACCAGGGTCTTTGACCACGTGCAGAAAATGCCTATCGCGTTCTTCACCCGGACCCGCACCGGAGCCCTGGTCAGCCGGCTGAACAACGATGTCATCGGTGCCCAGTCGGCTTTCGCCGGCACGCTGTCCGGCGTGGTCAGCAACGTGGTGGCCCTGATCCTGACATTGATTGTCATGATGGGCACGTCCTGGCAGGTGACCGTCCTGGCGATGATCCTCCTGCCGGTCTTCCTCATCCCTGCCCGGCGGATGGGGTCCAAGCTGGCCGACCTGCGGCGCGAAGCAGCGGAGAACAACGCCGCCATGGGCACCCAGATGACGGAGCGGTTTTCCGCCCCCGGGGCCACGCTGGTCAAGCTCTTTGGCCGGCCGGACGAGGAATCGCGGGAATTCGCCCTCCGGGCCGGCCGGGTCCGGGACATCGGCATCCGCACGGCCATGCTGCAGTTCACGTTCGTGACCGCCCTGACCCTGGTGTCTGCGCTCGCACTGGCACTCGTTTACGGGCTCGGCGGCTGGCTCGCCATCGCCGGCCAGCTCGCAGCGGGTGACGTCGTGGTGCTGGCACTGCTGCTCACCCGGCTCTATGCGCCGCTTACCGCGTTGTCCAACGCCCGGGTGGAGATCATGAGCGCCCTGGTCAGTTTTGAGCGCGTCTTTGAAATCCTGGACCTCGAGCCGCTGATCAAGGAGAAGCCAGGCGCCGTGGCCGTGCCTCCAGGCCCGGTATCCGTGGAGTTCGACGACGTCCGCTTCGCCTACCCTGCAGCGGACAAAGTGTCACTCGCCTCGCTGGAGGAAGTTTCCACCCTTGACACGCGCGGCGGCGAGGAAGTCCTGCACGGCATCAGCTTCAGGGTCGAACCGGGCCAGACCGTGGCGCTCGTTGGCTCCTCGGGAGCAGGCAAGTCCACCATCGCGCAACTGCTCTCCCGGCTCTACGACGTCGATTCCGGCGCCGTCCGGCTCAGTGGAACAATGCCGGGGACCGGCTTGGACGTCCGGGACGTGACCTTTGACTCGCTGCGTGACACGCTCGGCATGGTCACCCAGGACGGCCATCTCTTCCACGAAACCATCGCCTCCAACCTCCGCCTGGCCCGGCCCGAAGCCACCGAGGATGACATGTGGGACGTCATTCGGCAGGCCAGGCTGGAGACCATGATCCGCTCCCTGCCTGACGGCCTGGAGACAGTGGTGGGGGAGCGCGGCTACCGGCTCTCGGGTGGCGAACGCCAGCGCCTCACCATCGCCCGGCTGCTGATCTCGCAGCCCCGGGTGGTGATCCTGGACGAGGCAACGGCCGCGCTGGACTCCACGAACGAAGCCGCCGTGCAGGCGGCGCTGGGTGCCGCGCTCGAGGGGCGCACCGCCGTCGTGATTGCCCATCGGCTATCCACCATCCGTGCCGCAGACGTCATCCTGGTGGTGGAGGACGGCCGGATCGTGGAGCGTGGAACGCACACCGAACTGCTGGTAGCCGACGGCCGCTATGCGGAGCTGTACCGCACGCAGTTTGCGGAGGCCACAGCCGTGGTCGAGGAAGCCGTACCCGAGTTCTAG
- a CDS encoding ABC-F family ATP-binding cassette domain-containing protein, translating into MTATLVAKDLSGGHDHRTLFSKLSLTVAPGDVVGVVGANGAGKSTLLRLLSGVDQPQEGSVSLAPADAFVGWLPQEHERVAGETVAGYIARRTGCLQATAEMESTAEALGSGAPGADDTYSHAFDRWMASGAADLDERIPAVLADLGLDTGADAPMTGLSGGQAARVALAALLLSRFDVVLLDEPTNDLDLAGLAKLEAFVQGLRGGVVLVSHDREFLARCVTTIVELDLAQNSVAVYDGGYEAFLEERAVARRHARERFEEFASTKADLVSRARTQREWSSQGVRNAMKKSPDNDKIRRAASTESSEKQAQKVRQMESRIARLDVVEEPRKEWQLQFTIGQAPRSSAVVATLRDAVVHQGDFTLGPVNLQLNAGERIGITGPNGAGKSTLLRLLLGVQTPDSGNAAMGASVAVGEIDQARGLLAGHLKLADAVEAVLTDLTPAEVRTLLAKFGLKADHTARPVDSLSPGERTRAALALLQARGVNLLVLDEPTNHLDLQAIEQLEEALGSYEGALLLVTHDRRLLENVRLDVRWNVEDGTVTELMTGTREQLR; encoded by the coding sequence ATGACTGCAACCCTTGTTGCCAAAGACCTTTCCGGTGGCCATGACCATCGCACGCTCTTCTCAAAGCTCTCGCTGACGGTTGCGCCCGGCGATGTCGTGGGCGTGGTGGGTGCGAACGGTGCCGGCAAATCCACGCTGCTGCGGCTTCTGTCCGGTGTTGACCAACCGCAGGAAGGAAGCGTCAGCCTTGCCCCGGCAGATGCCTTTGTGGGCTGGCTTCCCCAGGAACACGAACGCGTGGCTGGCGAGACGGTGGCCGGGTACATTGCCCGCCGGACCGGCTGCCTGCAGGCCACGGCCGAGATGGAATCCACGGCTGAGGCGCTGGGTTCCGGCGCTCCCGGCGCTGACGACACCTATTCCCACGCCTTTGACCGGTGGATGGCCTCCGGAGCCGCGGACCTCGACGAGCGCATTCCGGCAGTACTCGCCGACCTTGGCCTGGACACGGGGGCCGACGCTCCCATGACCGGGCTGTCCGGTGGCCAGGCCGCCCGCGTGGCCCTGGCCGCGCTGCTGCTGAGCCGCTTCGACGTCGTCCTGCTGGATGAGCCCACGAATGACCTGGACCTGGCCGGACTCGCCAAACTTGAAGCCTTTGTCCAGGGACTTCGTGGCGGCGTCGTGCTGGTATCCCATGACCGGGAGTTCCTGGCCCGCTGCGTCACCACCATCGTGGAACTGGACCTGGCCCAGAATTCGGTGGCAGTGTACGACGGCGGCTACGAGGCGTTCCTGGAGGAACGCGCCGTGGCCCGGCGGCATGCGCGGGAACGGTTCGAGGAGTTTGCCTCCACGAAGGCTGACCTGGTTTCCCGCGCACGGACGCAGCGAGAGTGGAGCTCCCAGGGTGTCCGGAACGCCATGAAGAAAAGCCCCGACAACGACAAAATCCGCCGCGCCGCCAGCACCGAGTCCTCCGAGAAGCAGGCGCAAAAAGTCCGGCAAATGGAATCCCGGATTGCCCGGCTGGACGTGGTGGAGGAACCACGGAAGGAATGGCAGCTGCAGTTCACCATCGGCCAGGCACCCCGGTCCAGCGCTGTTGTGGCCACGCTGCGGGACGCCGTCGTTCATCAGGGCGACTTTACACTGGGCCCCGTCAACCTCCAGCTGAATGCGGGGGAACGGATCGGCATCACCGGGCCCAACGGCGCCGGCAAGTCCACACTGTTGCGCCTGCTGCTGGGCGTCCAGACCCCCGACTCGGGTAACGCCGCCATGGGCGCATCGGTGGCCGTCGGCGAAATCGACCAGGCGCGCGGACTGCTGGCAGGGCACCTGAAACTGGCCGACGCCGTCGAAGCCGTGCTCACGGACCTGACCCCGGCGGAGGTCAGGACTCTGCTGGCGAAGTTCGGGCTGAAGGCGGACCACACAGCCAGGCCCGTCGATTCCCTATCGCCGGGGGAGCGGACAAGGGCAGCACTGGCCCTGCTGCAGGCCCGCGGCGTGAACCTGCTGGTCCTCGATGAGCCCACCAACCACCTCGATCTGCAGGCCATTGAGCAGCTGGAAGAGGCCCTGGGAAGTTATGAGGGCGCTTTGCTGTTAGTTACCCATGACCGCAGGCTGCTGGAGAACGTCCGGCTGGATGTGCGGTGGAATGTGGAAGACGGGACGGTTACTGAACTGATGACAGGCACTAGGGAGCAACTCCGATGA
- a CDS encoding alpha-mannosidase → MHDDRRITEVRLDRFVRERITPAVYSRSVPLSLSSWDAPDEPVTVLEALRHDFVQQEHGAAWGKPWGTKWLRLRGDVPETWGTEPDTAVEIVVDLGFTTEVPGFQCEGIAWRPDGTIIKAISPRNQYIPLKLLGSGMSVDFYVEAAANPDVAQGWTFAAMPYGDKATAGTAPQYRLGAIAIAELNQSVWELQQDIWSLAGLMHELPTEQPRRHEILRALERMMDVMDPDNIAGTAAAGREVLAEVLSRPAYASAHQLVATGHAHIDSAWLWPVRETIRKCARTFSNVVALMDENPGFVFSCSSAQQLAWVKEYYPELFARIREKVKAGQFIPVGGMWVESDTNMPGGEAMARQFLEGKSFFLEEFGVECREAWLPDSFGYSAALPQIVKSAGSRWFLTQKISWNQINRMPHHTFIWEGIDGTRLFTHFPPVDSYNSELSARDLAHAERNYRDHGRGNTSLVPFGYGDGGGGPTREMLAAARRAADLEGSPRVRIGSAESFFTQAEEEYKAPPVWVGEMYLELHRGTYTSQAQTKRGNRRSEHLLREAELWCATAAIRSGGSFTYPAAELKRLWRLVLMQQFHDILPGSSIAWVHQDAERNYAAIGGGLEGIISQAAASILGAGQREFLLNAAPHARHGVPALAAGEPVVAIQPVEATEAAGGYVLDNGIIRAVLDADGLITSLTDYASGREAIAPGQRGNLLELYRDTPNEWDAWDIDEFYRRNVTPLSEARSIRLVRDSGTAVVVVERLAGSSNITQRIALEAGGSSLTITTAVDWQEREKLLKLGFALDVRADRSASETQFGHVFRPTHVNTSWEAAKFEICAHRWIHVAEPGYGVAVSNSSTYGHDVTRSIREDDGGTTTTVRLSLLRAPKFPDPAADRGHHELTVTIRPGAGIAEAVEEGYRTNLAPRVVRGAAPVAPLFSVDNPALVIEAVKLAEDGSGDAIVRLYESWGQRSAGVLSANFPVKGIQATDLLERPGEAPGVAAGEDGTVELSLRPFQLVTLRFRR, encoded by the coding sequence TTGCATGACGACCGCCGGATCACGGAAGTCCGCCTGGACCGCTTCGTGCGCGAGCGGATCACTCCCGCCGTGTACTCACGCAGCGTTCCGCTCAGCCTGAGCAGCTGGGATGCGCCGGATGAACCCGTGACCGTCCTCGAGGCACTGCGGCACGATTTCGTGCAGCAGGAGCACGGGGCTGCCTGGGGAAAGCCTTGGGGCACCAAATGGCTGCGGCTGCGGGGCGACGTTCCGGAAACCTGGGGCACGGAACCGGATACGGCTGTGGAAATCGTGGTTGACCTTGGGTTCACTACCGAGGTACCGGGCTTTCAGTGCGAGGGCATTGCCTGGCGTCCGGACGGGACCATTATCAAGGCCATATCGCCACGGAACCAGTACATCCCGCTCAAGCTCCTGGGCAGCGGAATGTCTGTGGATTTCTATGTCGAAGCGGCGGCGAACCCTGACGTTGCGCAGGGCTGGACTTTCGCCGCGATGCCATACGGGGACAAGGCCACGGCGGGAACGGCACCGCAGTACAGGCTCGGCGCCATCGCCATCGCAGAACTGAACCAGTCTGTGTGGGAACTCCAGCAGGACATCTGGTCCCTCGCAGGGCTGATGCACGAACTCCCCACCGAGCAGCCGCGGCGCCATGAGATCCTCCGCGCACTGGAACGCATGATGGACGTCATGGATCCGGACAACATCGCCGGGACCGCTGCCGCCGGACGTGAAGTGCTGGCTGAAGTGCTGTCCAGGCCCGCGTATGCCTCGGCACACCAGCTGGTGGCCACGGGCCATGCGCACATCGATTCTGCATGGCTCTGGCCGGTGCGCGAAACTATCCGTAAATGTGCCAGGACGTTCTCCAATGTGGTGGCGCTGATGGACGAGAACCCCGGCTTTGTCTTCTCCTGTTCGTCCGCCCAGCAGCTTGCCTGGGTGAAGGAGTACTACCCCGAGCTTTTCGCCCGCATCCGGGAAAAGGTCAAGGCCGGCCAGTTTATCCCCGTCGGCGGCATGTGGGTCGAATCCGACACCAACATGCCCGGTGGCGAAGCAATGGCCCGCCAGTTCCTGGAAGGCAAGAGTTTCTTCCTTGAGGAGTTCGGCGTGGAGTGCCGCGAGGCCTGGCTTCCGGACTCGTTCGGCTACTCCGCGGCCCTGCCCCAGATCGTCAAGTCCGCCGGCAGCCGCTGGTTCCTCACCCAGAAGATCTCCTGGAACCAGATCAACAGGATGCCGCACCACACCTTCATCTGGGAAGGCATCGACGGCACCCGGCTGTTCACGCACTTCCCGCCCGTGGACAGTTACAATTCCGAGCTGAGCGCGCGCGACCTGGCGCATGCAGAACGCAATTACCGTGACCACGGGCGCGGCAACACCTCACTGGTGCCGTTCGGCTATGGCGACGGCGGCGGCGGCCCCACCCGTGAAATGCTGGCAGCCGCCCGCCGCGCCGCTGACCTGGAAGGCTCTCCGAGGGTTCGGATCGGCTCCGCGGAAAGCTTCTTCACCCAAGCCGAGGAAGAGTACAAGGCACCCCCGGTCTGGGTGGGGGAGATGTACCTGGAACTCCACCGCGGCACCTACACCAGCCAGGCCCAGACAAAGCGCGGCAACCGACGCAGCGAACACCTCCTCCGGGAAGCCGAATTGTGGTGCGCAACGGCGGCTATCCGCAGCGGCGGATCCTTTACCTACCCGGCCGCCGAGCTCAAACGCCTCTGGCGGCTGGTCCTGATGCAGCAGTTCCACGACATCCTGCCGGGCAGTTCCATCGCGTGGGTCCACCAGGATGCCGAACGGAACTATGCCGCCATCGGCGGCGGCCTCGAAGGCATCATCAGCCAGGCTGCTGCCTCGATCCTTGGTGCAGGCCAGCGCGAGTTCCTGCTCAACGCCGCTCCGCATGCACGTCATGGCGTTCCCGCCCTCGCCGCCGGCGAACCGGTCGTCGCAATCCAACCCGTCGAGGCAACGGAAGCGGCCGGCGGATATGTGCTGGACAACGGCATCATCAGGGCCGTCCTGGACGCCGACGGACTCATCACATCCCTGACGGACTACGCCAGCGGGCGGGAAGCCATCGCACCGGGCCAGCGCGGCAACCTGCTGGAGCTGTACCGGGATACTCCGAACGAGTGGGACGCCTGGGACATCGACGAGTTCTACCGCCGCAATGTCACGCCTCTCAGTGAGGCCCGGTCCATCCGGCTCGTACGCGACTCCGGGACTGCCGTTGTGGTCGTGGAGCGGCTGGCAGGATCCTCGAACATCACCCAGCGGATTGCTCTCGAAGCCGGTGGAAGCTCCCTGACGATCACCACCGCCGTCGACTGGCAGGAACGCGAGAAGCTCCTCAAACTGGGCTTCGCCCTGGATGTCCGGGCGGACCGGTCCGCCTCCGAGACGCAGTTCGGCCATGTTTTCCGTCCCACCCATGTCAACACGTCGTGGGAGGCCGCGAAGTTCGAGATCTGCGCGCACCGCTGGATCCATGTGGCCGAGCCCGGTTACGGTGTCGCTGTTTCGAATTCGTCCACCTACGGACATGACGTCACCCGGAGCATCCGGGAGGACGACGGCGGGACCACCACTACCGTGCGGCTTTCGCTCTTGCGCGCACCCAAATTTCCCGACCCCGCCGCCGACCGCGGGCACCACGAGCTGACCGTGACCATACGCCCCGGTGCCGGCATTGCCGAGGCCGTCGAGGAGGGCTACCGCACTAACCTGGCCCCCCGCGTCGTCCGGGGCGCCGCGCCCGTGGCGCCGCTGTTCAGCGTGGACAATCCGGCGCTGGTCATCGAAGCGGTCAAGCTGGCAGAGGACGGTTCGGGCGATGCCATTGTCAGGCTTTACGAGTCCTGGGGCCAGCGGTCTGCCGGGGTGCTCTCAGCTAACTTCCCGGTCAAGGGCATCCAGGCCACGGATCTGTTGGAACGTCCCGGCGAGGCTCCCGGTGTGGCGGCGGGAGAAGACGGCACTGTGGAACTTTCCCTGCGTCCTTTCCAGCTGGTGACCCTGAGGTTCCGCCGGTAG
- the fdhD gene encoding formate dehydrogenase accessory sulfurtransferase FdhD, translating to MGRVTQRRKVHKYVLDGSPNALEFPVRHREDVLAVEEPLEIRLGTLSFSVTMRTPGDDFDLVAGFLVSEGIVWEPEQLVSLRFCAGEDENGVQTFNVVEAQLRPDVRLPETGRNVYTSSSCGICGTDSIDAVRKSSHYSPAADPVTVRADVLASLPERLRAAQAVFDVTGGVHAAGLFRISDDGGVELLCLREDVGRHNAVDKVVGWALRERLLPLSGLVLQVSGRASFELVQKAALAGIPVLAAVSAPSSLAVELAEASGITLAGFSRGTSLNIYAGQRRITLPSAASVPVRLQG from the coding sequence ATGGGCCGCGTAACCCAGCGCCGCAAGGTGCACAAGTACGTCCTTGACGGTTCTCCTAACGCATTGGAGTTCCCGGTGCGGCACCGTGAGGACGTACTGGCTGTTGAGGAACCGCTGGAAATCCGGCTCGGCACCCTCTCTTTTTCCGTGACCATGCGCACTCCCGGCGACGATTTTGACCTCGTGGCCGGCTTCCTGGTGTCCGAGGGGATCGTCTGGGAACCGGAGCAGCTGGTATCACTGCGGTTCTGCGCCGGGGAGGACGAAAACGGCGTCCAGACGTTCAACGTGGTGGAGGCCCAGCTGCGTCCGGATGTCCGGCTCCCGGAAACCGGCCGGAATGTTTACACCTCCAGTTCCTGCGGCATCTGCGGCACGGATTCCATCGACGCCGTCCGTAAGTCATCCCACTACAGTCCCGCTGCGGACCCCGTCACCGTGCGCGCCGACGTACTGGCATCGTTGCCGGAACGCCTCCGTGCTGCGCAGGCAGTTTTCGACGTCACCGGGGGAGTGCACGCCGCCGGCCTGTTCAGGATTAGTGACGACGGCGGCGTGGAGCTTTTGTGCCTCCGCGAGGACGTTGGACGCCATAATGCCGTGGACAAAGTGGTGGGCTGGGCTCTGCGTGAACGGCTCCTTCCGCTCTCCGGACTGGTGCTGCAAGTATCGGGCCGTGCGTCATTCGAGCTGGTACAGAAGGCAGCCCTTGCCGGCATCCCGGTCCTGGCGGCTGTCAGCGCACCCTCCAGCCTTGCCGTGGAACTGGCCGAAGCCAGCGGGATAACACTGGCCGGATTCAGCCGGGGCACCAGCCTGAACATCTACGCCGGGCAGCGCAGGATCACTCTCCCCTCCGCAGCCTCCGTTCCCGTCAGGCTTCAGGGCTAG
- a CDS encoding molybdopterin molybdotransferase MoeA: MTADPGDAPDHPETEQTPARHLAHTWEEARTVAFEAATPIPAGRVPLQHALGRILAEDITALQDMPHYASSAMDGWAVNGSGPWILAEAGHRLAPHEASPIVTGGLIPPGAKAVLRSENAVLGTDDDGLPVLMTGGTARPGEPRNGQHIRKAAEEASQGEVLVKVGIRLNPAHLALAALAGHDALLVQGKPLVKLLLTGSEVVSKGLPEPGKVRDTFSHQLPAVVEMLGGIMGGQEKIGDSYEEWLNGLEDVALASGAPEPEGAGVPVPAVLPADVVITTGGTGRSGTDHLRQAVAELGGRLIIDGVAMRPGHPVVLAELPDGRFVLGLPGNPLAAMMALSTVGEPLLAALGHGKMPPVQEVPSGTTIEPDPGRTRLMPFRLLYGMASPAQHTGPGMMRGLASADGVMIVPPHGVQLGEPVPAFALPWGPPVPVPEAAGARAKAKAASRTAARTDAKSAGKPAAPAGPVDWSALLG; the protein is encoded by the coding sequence ATGACAGCAGACCCCGGCGACGCACCGGATCATCCGGAAACCGAGCAAACTCCGGCAAGGCATTTGGCCCACACCTGGGAGGAAGCCCGGACCGTCGCCTTTGAGGCCGCCACTCCCATCCCGGCCGGGAGGGTTCCTTTGCAGCATGCGTTGGGGAGGATCCTGGCTGAAGACATCACTGCCCTGCAGGATATGCCGCACTACGCGTCCTCGGCGATGGACGGCTGGGCGGTCAACGGCAGCGGCCCCTGGATCCTGGCGGAGGCAGGACACCGGCTGGCGCCCCATGAGGCAAGCCCCATTGTGACGGGCGGCCTGATCCCGCCCGGGGCCAAGGCAGTGCTCCGCAGCGAAAATGCCGTGCTGGGCACCGACGACGACGGACTGCCGGTGCTCATGACCGGCGGCACCGCCAGGCCGGGTGAGCCGCGGAACGGCCAGCACATCCGCAAGGCGGCTGAGGAGGCCAGCCAAGGGGAAGTGCTGGTGAAGGTCGGGATACGCCTTAATCCGGCGCACCTGGCACTTGCGGCGCTGGCAGGCCACGATGCGCTGCTGGTGCAGGGAAAGCCCCTGGTGAAACTCCTTCTCACGGGTTCCGAGGTGGTTTCCAAGGGACTGCCGGAGCCGGGAAAGGTGCGGGACACTTTCAGTCACCAGCTGCCGGCGGTGGTGGAGATGCTTGGCGGCATTATGGGCGGACAGGAAAAGATTGGCGACTCCTATGAGGAGTGGCTGAACGGCCTGGAAGACGTCGCCCTGGCTTCCGGCGCGCCGGAGCCGGAAGGCGCGGGAGTCCCGGTGCCAGCTGTCCTGCCTGCCGACGTCGTCATCACCACAGGCGGCACTGGCCGCTCCGGAACAGACCACCTGCGCCAGGCAGTGGCCGAACTGGGCGGGCGGCTCATCATCGACGGGGTAGCCATGCGGCCAGGCCACCCCGTTGTCCTGGCCGAACTTCCGGACGGACGATTTGTCCTGGGACTGCCGGGAAACCCGTTGGCTGCCATGATGGCGCTTTCCACGGTCGGCGAGCCCTTGCTGGCGGCTTTGGGACACGGAAAGATGCCTCCTGTGCAGGAGGTCCCGTCCGGAACCACCATCGAGCCCGATCCCGGCCGGACACGGCTGATGCCCTTCCGCCTGCTCTACGGCATGGCGTCACCGGCCCAGCACACTGGACCGGGCATGATGCGGGGGCTGGCATCCGCCGACGGCGTGATGATTGTTCCGCCCCACGGCGTGCAGCTGGGTGAGCCCGTGCCGGCGTTCGCGCTGCCCTGGGGCCCGCCCGTCCCGGTCCCGGAGGCGGCCGGCGCGAGGGCCAAAGCCAAGGCCGCATCCAGAACCGCGGCACGCACGGACGCCAAGTCGGCGGGAAAGCCCGCGGCCCCGGCCGGCCCGGTCGACTGGAGCGCCCTGCTGGGCTGA
- a CDS encoding DUF6457 domain-containing protein encodes MKSQDETLEEWCRSLLQAYELEDVQLDVNAILALAGVAAHAVVRPAAPLTTFIAGFAAGLASGSGQATDAASMAAAMDVARALASEYDAEAAGAPGE; translated from the coding sequence GTGAAAAGCCAGGATGAGACGCTGGAGGAATGGTGCAGGTCGTTACTTCAGGCTTATGAGCTCGAAGACGTCCAGCTGGACGTCAACGCGATCCTCGCACTCGCCGGCGTGGCTGCCCACGCCGTAGTCCGGCCGGCCGCGCCCTTGACGACATTCATCGCAGGTTTCGCAGCCGGACTGGCCTCCGGATCGGGGCAGGCCACAGATGCCGCCTCCATGGCCGCCGCGATGGACGTGGCGCGCGCCCTTGCCTCCGAGTACGATGCTGAAGCCGCCGGGGCTCCCGGCGAATGA
- the mobA gene encoding molybdenum cofactor guanylyltransferase, whose amino-acid sequence MERDTLEFDAVILAGGRSSRLGGIPKQSLVYDGTSLLQRALDAAGGAAGLVVVGPESGVLPTGVLSCREDPPFAGPAAAVGAGLAALAQTGHARPFTLVLACDMPNVAAAVQALAKAIQPQETGMAGSDGVMAVSPDGRLQPLVGFYSTAALQRSVQDLASRGALTNGSVRTLLASLDVQLVTVPAGSTEDVDTWDDAAALGVASQEPRPGS is encoded by the coding sequence GTGGAGCGTGACACCTTGGAATTTGATGCAGTGATTCTCGCGGGTGGCCGTTCCTCGCGGCTGGGCGGGATCCCCAAGCAGAGTTTGGTCTACGACGGCACCAGCCTGCTACAGCGCGCCCTCGACGCTGCGGGCGGTGCCGCCGGACTTGTCGTCGTGGGCCCGGAATCGGGGGTCCTTCCGACCGGTGTGCTCAGCTGCCGGGAGGATCCGCCGTTCGCCGGGCCGGCCGCCGCCGTCGGAGCCGGGCTGGCGGCGCTGGCGCAGACGGGCCACGCACGCCCCTTTACGCTGGTTCTCGCCTGCGACATGCCCAATGTCGCTGCCGCCGTGCAGGCCTTGGCCAAGGCGATCCAGCCCCAGGAAACAGGCATGGCAGGTTCGGACGGCGTCATGGCAGTCTCCCCAGACGGCCGCCTCCAGCCCTTGGTGGGCTTTTATAGCACAGCCGCGCTACAACGCTCCGTGCAGGACCTTGCGTCCAGGGGGGCGTTAACCAACGGTTCTGTGAGGACACTCCTTGCTAGTCTGGACGTGCAGCTGGTCACCGTCCCGGCCGGCTCCACCGAAGACGTGGACACCTGGGATGATGCCGCCGCACTTGGAGTGGCCAGCCAGGAACCACGCCCCGGTTCCTGA
- a CDS encoding HNH endonuclease encodes MRTLVLNAGYEPLAVITFRRALVLVLTGKASVVAEGEDPVVGPQEILGRPSVILLNRYIRPRYNQSTAVSRRGVLRRDGHRCAYCGKAAHTIDHVHPKSRGGADSWENLVAACLRCNNAKGDHTPGEMGWKLRFVPEPPHGTIWQIKELEKPTPAWDPFLLPERAA; translated from the coding sequence ATGCGCACTCTCGTTCTGAATGCTGGATATGAACCGCTGGCGGTTATCACCTTCCGCCGGGCGCTGGTGCTTGTGCTGACCGGCAAGGCAAGCGTGGTGGCCGAAGGCGAGGACCCTGTGGTGGGACCTCAGGAGATACTGGGCCGCCCGTCCGTGATTCTCCTGAACCGCTACATTCGTCCGAGATACAACCAGAGCACTGCGGTCAGCCGGCGGGGTGTGCTTCGCAGGGACGGCCACCGCTGCGCCTACTGCGGCAAGGCTGCCCACACCATTGACCATGTGCACCCCAAGTCACGGGGAGGTGCTGATTCTTGGGAAAACCTGGTCGCTGCCTGCCTGCGCTGCAATAACGCCAAAGGCGACCATACCCCTGGTGAGATGGGCTGGAAGCTGCGGTTCGTCCCCGAGCCCCCGCATGGGACCATCTGGCAGATCAAGGAGCTGGAGAAGCCGACTCCTGCCTGGGATCCTTTCCTGCTGCCTGAACGGGCAGCCTGA